One Euphorbia lathyris chromosome 1, ddEupLath1.1, whole genome shotgun sequence DNA segment encodes these proteins:
- the LOC136234477 gene encoding nuclear matrix constituent protein 1 produces the protein MFTPQRRQSSAITLTPRSEVRKSGGTNVPSSNPKFGGKGKAVAFVDGPMPSPPPPPPPFMSLSGDDAMLQADNMEDWMRFREAGLLDEAVMERKDRQALLDKASRLEKELFDYQYAMGLLLIEKKEWNSKYDELSQALAEVQEIFRRDQAAHIIAYSEAEEREENFRKALSVEKQKATELQRVLRDLQQEHTQIKHASDSNLTDAKALAVGMEDRSLEVEARVCAAGAKLDELNHKNSELDRKLEEVEARENVLQRERLSLKAEKEAHEATFYKQRQDLLEWEMKLRKGEDRLCELQKTLNHKEERANENERVIEQKGKGLEETEKNITLSFTKLREKEDDIKDQLSDLAVKEKEADNARRVLETEERDLLALEKKLSAREKMEVQEILDEHRVALDVKMQELELELEKKKKDLDEELRSKVAAMGQHEVEILHREEKLRKREQALDKKSERVREKEKDIELKLKSVKATQKSVNAEQKKLELEQRKLLADRESLLTLKNECEKIRSEISQQELQTNEESENLKIASDERLEHIRMQAELKLELEKCRLQEDFLTKEGEELRGEREKFEKELEVLEGKSDQLSKELKEITKEREKFEKLRHNEKEKMKKKKNKMEEYIQKEMEALRLEKESFELRKRHEQLALSEKAETLHDQMVQDFESQRISFGTDSRSRKEEMEKDLLERERSFKIRGEKELKDLMYLKEVAEKELEKIQSDRRTVEKEKHEVAKSKEELERQQFGMRKDIGELVTLSDRLRVQREQVVRERNHFITFVEKHKGCKKCGDITREFILSDLLPPDIEDRELAFLQGQADKILRNNQEALGAPVDVDSSQHELDSKSGERVSWFRKCTSKIFNISPSKKIEHVSASISAEEKPDVFHAARGSVGGHDTELFFGTTNDFTVHGIKVEGDGCTMSFNDQSHIDSKPEDCGLSELKGSQRKPGRRRRLSRTRSVKEVVDDAKLFLGKGSGVVENSAENIQPNDNNHISDESRGISLHTDKLGSNVIRKRDRGTTESEQGAGDSDGCSDSVTTFGRRKRRQIVAPVVTPGQKRYNLRRQKTASTVKTEEKEIDDSAAAEPRAIPETASALSFGFGAASGTGKSTDLVNVTTVKKDVDVLQDREYGLNSANIVEQAEEVKSVEITELSEEVNGGTECGEDDNGSKVYEEEDEEDDEDEDEEDDDDDDDLYNPDEEASMRKKIWTFFTS, from the exons ATGTTCACGCCACAGAGGAGGCAGTCGTCGGCGATTACATTAACTCCACGGAGTGAGGTGCGTAAGAGTGGTGGAACAAATGTGCCTTCATCTAATCCTAAATTTGGGGGAAAAGGTAAAGCGGTGGCTTTTGTTGATGGCCCCATGCCTTCTCCGCCGCCACCTCCGCCGCCTTTCATGTCCCTGAGTGGGGATGATGCGATGTTGCAGGCTGACAATATGGAAGATTGGATGCGATTTCGGGAAGCGGGTCTATTAGACGAAGCGGTTATGGAGAGAAAGGACCGCCAGGCGCTTCTCGACAAGGCCTCAAGACTCGAAAAGGAG CTTTTTGATTATCAATATGCAATGGGGCTTCTCCTTATTGAGAAAAAAGAATGGAATTCAAAATATGATGAACTAAGCCAAGCACTAGCTGAAGTTCAGGAAATCTTTAGGCGGGATCAGGCAGCACATATAATCGCATATTCTGAAGCTGAGGAGCGGGAGGAAAATTTTAGGAAAGCCTTGAGTGTTGAGAAGCAGAAAGCAACTGAG CTTCAAAGAGTTCTAAGGGACTTGCAACAGGAGCACACACAGATCAAGCATGCTTCTGACTCAAATTTGACAGATGCAAAAGCTTTAGCTGTTGGTATGGAAGATAGATCTTTGGAGGTAGAAGCAAGAGTATGTGCTGCTGGAGCGAAGCTTGATGAGCTCAACCATAAGAACTCAGAGTTGGATAGGAAATTGGAAGAAGTAGAAGCTCGTGAAAATGTCTTACAGAGGGAGCGCTTATCCTTAAAAGCAGA GAAAGAGGCACATGAGGCAACTTTCTACAAACAGAGACAAGATTTACTTGAGTGGGAGATGAAACTACGGAAAGGGGAAGACAGATTATGTGAGCTTCAGAAAACTCTTAACCATAAAGAAGAAAGAGCAAATGAGAATGAGAGGGTTATTGAGCAAAAGGGAAAGGGTTTAGAGGAGACTGAAAAGAATATTACTTTATCATTTACAAAGTTGAGGGAGAAGGAAGACGATATAAAGGACCAGCTGTCTGATTTGGCTGTGAAAGAGAAG GAAGCTGACAACGCAAGAAGGGTACTAGAGACGGAGGAGCGGGATTTACTTGCCTTGGAAAAAAAGCTTAGTGCAAGAGAAAAA ATGGAAGTTCAGGAGATACTTGATGAGCATAGGGTAGCTCTGGATGTAAAAATGCAGGAGCTTGAGTTGGAACtggagaaaaagaagaaagatcTTGATGAAGAATTGAGAAGCAAGGTAGCAGCAATGGGACAGCATGAAGTTGAAATTCTTCACAGGGAAGAAAAGTTGAGGAAAAGAGAACAAGCTTTAGATAAGAAGTCAGAGAGAGTTAGGGAGAAAGAAAAGGATATCGAGTTGAAATTGAAAAGTGTTAAGGCGACACAGAAGTCAGTCAATGCTGAGCAGAAGAAACTGGAGCTTGAACAGCGAAAGTTGCTTGCTGATAGAGAGAGCTTGCTCACTCTCAAGAATGAGTGTGAGAAGATAAGATCTGAAATTTCTCAGCAGGAACTTCAGACTAATGAAGAGAGTGAAAATCTGAAAATAGCTAGTGATGAGAGATTGGAGCACATTCGCATGCAGGCAGAGCTGAAACTGGAATTGGAGAAATGCAGGCTTCAGGAGGACTTCCTTACGAAAGAAGGTGAAGAAttgagaggagagagagagaagtttGAGAAGGAGTTAGAAGTGCTGGAAGGAAAAAGCGATCAACTGAGTAAGGAGCTAAAGGAAATTACTAAAGAAAGAGAGAAATTTGAGAAGCTGCGGCACAATGAAAAggaaaagatgaagaagaaaaagaacaaaATGGAGGAGTACATTCAGAAGGAGATGGAGGCCCTTAGATTGGAGAAAGAATCATTTGAATTGAGAAAGAGGCATGAACAACTGGCTTTATCTGAGAAGGCTGAAACTTTGCATGATCAGATGGTGCAAGACTTTGAATCACAAAGAATCAGTTTTGGGACTGATAGCAGAAGCAGGAAAGAAGAAATGGAGAAAGATCTGCTGGAAAGGGAGAGGTCATTTAAAATCCGTGGGGAGAAAGAACTTAAGGATTTAATGTACCTAAAAGAAGTTGCTGAGAAGGAATTGGAAAAAATACAATCTGATAGGCGCacagtagaaaaggaaaagcatGAAGTTGCAAAAAGCAAGGAGGAGCTTGAGAGACAGCAATTTGGAATGCGGAAGGACATTGGTGAGCTTGTGACACTTAGTGATAGGCTTCGTGTTCAGCGGGAACAGGTTGTGAGGGAAAGGAATCACTTCATTACATTTGTTGAGAAGCATAAGGGTTGCAAGAAATGTGGAGACATCACTAGGGAGTTTATACTTTCTGATCTTCTGCCACCTGACATTGAAGACAGAGAGCTTGCTTTTTTACAGGGGCAAGCTGATAAAATTTTAAGGAATAATCAAGAAGCTCTGGGTGCTCCTGTTGATGTAGATAGTTCTCAACATGAGCTAGATTCCAAATCTGGAGAGCGAGTGTCTTGGTTCCGCAAATGCACTTCAAAGATTTTTAATATCTCCCCATCCAAAAAGATTGAGCATGTTTCGGCTTCAATTTCGGCTGAAGAAAAACCTGACGTATTTCATGCGGCTAGGGGAAGTGTTGGTGGGCATGATACAGAGTTATTCTTTGGGACCACAAATGATTTTACGGTTCATGGCATTAAAGTGGAGGGAGATGGATGCACCATGTCTTTCAATGATCAGAGTCATATAGACAGTAAGCCAGAAGATTGTGGGTTGTCAGAGCTGAAAGGAAGTCAACGAAAACCTGGGAGGAGACGCAGATTAAGTAGAACACGGTCAGTAAAAGAAGTTGTTGATGATGCAAAACTATTTCTTGGGAAGGGCTCAGGAGTGGTTGAAAACAGTGCAGAAAATATTCAGCCTAATGATAACAATCATATCAGTGATGAAAGTCGGGGTATTTCCCTTCATACGGACAAGCTGGGTAGTAACGTCATAAGAAAGCGGGACCGGGGAACAACTGAAAGTGAACAGGGTGCTGGTGATAGTGATGGATGTTCTGATAGTGTGACAACATTTGGGCGCAGGAAGAGGCGACAGATTGTGGCTCCAGTTGTTACTCCAGGGCAAAAGCGATACAATCTCAGGCGACAGAAGAC TGCAAGCACAGTGAAAACCGAGGAAAAAGAAATTGATGATAGTGCTGCTGCAGAACCAAGAGCGATCCCTGAAACTGCGTCTGCGTTGTCATTTGGATTTGGAGCTGCTAGTGGGACTGGCAAATCTACCGACTTGGTGAATGTCACAACAGTAAAAAAAGATGTGGATGTTTTGCAGGATAGGGAATACGGG TTGAACTCAGCAAACATTGTTGAACAGGCTGAGGAAGTGAAGTCGGTTGAGATTACTGAGTTGAGCGAGGAAGTAAATGGTGGAACGGAATGTGGAGAAGATGACAATGGCAGTAAAGTgtatgaagaagaagatgaagaggatgatgaggatgaagatgaggaggaTGATGACGATGATGATGATTTGTACAACCCTGATGAAGAAGCTTCAATGAGAAAAAAGATCTGGACCTTCTTTACATCATAA